In Helianthus annuus cultivar XRQ/B chromosome 3, HanXRQr2.0-SUNRISE, whole genome shotgun sequence, a single window of DNA contains:
- the LOC110929594 gene encoding heterogeneous nuclear ribonucleoprotein 1 produces MQSDLGKLFVGGISWDTNEERLQEYFSGFGEVLEAVIMKDHTTGRARGFGFVVFADPAVAERVIKEKHHIDGRMVEAKKAVPREEQSTISRNSGSVQSSPGPNRTRKIFVGGLASTVTENDFRRYFEQFGAVTDVVVMYDHNTQRPRGFGFITYDSEDSVDKVLLKTFHELNGKMVEVKRAVPKELSPSPSRAMLGAYPYGLGRASGILNGYTQGPYSPGAVGGYGVRMAGRGGFDPFGSAYGMGLNFEPGMTNANYNRSLSYGRGMTPSPYFVGNTNRFAGPIGFDGGNGGGNGGNASLFSSNPRNLWGNGGFNYGSNATRSSAIGGGIFGNTGLNWGSNPITNQGGRNASTQSGNLGFGGDNGYGLGGGGYGRNVTTSEVRTLPYAAANGGYEEPFSDFYAGGSGGGGGGSVYGGDPTWQSRNNEQEGSGSFGGYGIGGGSDGGSSDVHTKSPGYVDGYGVAKRQTNRGILE; encoded by the exons ATGCAGTCGGATCTCGGCAAGTTGTTCGTGGGTGGGATATCGTGGGACACGAATGAAGAACGATTACAAGAGTATTTTAGCGGTTTCGGTGAGGTTTTGGAAGCTGTGATCATGAAGGATCACACCACAGGACGTGCCCGTGGTTTTGGTTTTGTAGTCTTTGCGGATCCTGCTGTCGCCGAGCGAGTCATCAAGGAGAAGCATCATATCGATGGCCGAATG GTTGAGGCAAAGAAGGCTGTTCCTAGAGAAGAACAGAGTACAATCAGTAGAAACAGTGGTAGCGTTCAAAGTTCTCCGGGTCCAAACCGAACAAGAAAGATATTTGTAGGAGGTTTAGCGTCGACAGTCACTGAAAATGATTTCAGAAGGTACTTTGAACAATTCGGTGCAGTTACGGATGTTGTGGTTATGTATGATCATAACACACAAAGACCTCGAGGTTTTGGATTCATTACTTACGATTCAGAAGATTCTGtagacaaagtgttgttaaaaaCCTTCCATGAACTAAACGGCAAAATGGTTGAAGTGAAACGTGCGGTACCAAAAGAGCTTTCACCGAGTCCTAGCCGAGCCATGCTTGGTGCTTATCCATATGGTTTGGGTCGAGCAAGTGGCATTCTTAATGGATACACTCAAGGACCGTATTCTCCTGGTGCGGTTGGTGGTTACGGTGTTAGGATGGCTGGTAGAGGCGGGTTTGACCCATTTGGTTCCGCGTATGGAATGGGATTGAACTTTGAACCGGGGATGACAAACGCAAACTACAATAGGAGTTTGAGCTATGGAAGGGGAATGACCCCGAGTCCGTATTTTGTCGGGAATACAAATCGGTTTGCGGGTCCTATCGGTTTTGATGGCGGCAATGGTGGCGGGAATGGAGGGAATGCTTCTCTTTTCAGTTCCAACCCCCGGAATTTGTGGGGTAATGGTGGATTTAACTATGGGTCAAATGCGACCCGGTCGAGTGCTATCGGTGGGGGTATTTTTGGAAATACAGGTCTCAATTGGGGTTCGAATCCGATTACAAATCAAGGTGGTAGGAACGCCTCTACTCAAAGTGGGAATCTCGGTTTTGGAGGTGATAACGGTTATGGGTTAGGAGGTGGTGGGTATGGTAGAAATGTTACTACTAGCGAGGTCCGAACATTACCGTATGCTGCTGCTAATGGTGGTTATGAAGAGCCTTTTTCAGACTTTTACGCTGGTGGaagtggcggtggcggtggcggttcTGTATATGGTGGAGACCCAACTTGGCAGTCAAGAAACAACGAGCAAGAGGGGTCCGGTTCGTTTGGTGGATATGGGATAGGTGGTGGCAGTGATGGTGGCAGTTCTGATGTCCATACTAAAAGTCCTGGTTATGTCGATGGTTACGGTGTAGCCAAACGGCAAACAAACAGAG GAATTCTTGAATAA
- the LOC110929593 gene encoding heterogeneous nuclear ribonucleoprotein 1, whose translation MQSDLGKLFVGGIAWDTNEERLQEYFSSYGEVLEAVIMKDHTTGRARGFGFVVFADPAVAERVIKEKHHIDGRMVEAKKAVPREDQSTISRNSGSVQSSPGPNRTRKIFVGGLASTVTESDFRRYFEQFGTITDVVVMYDHNTQRPRGFGFITYDSEEAVDQVLLKTFHELNGKMVEVKRAVPKELSPSPSRAMLGAYPYGLGRASGILNGYTQGPYSPGAVGGYGVRMAGRGGFSPFGSGYGMGLNFEPGLTSPNFNRSLSYGRGMSPNPYFVGNTNRFPGPIGFDGGNGGGNGGNASLFSSNTRNLWGNTGFNYGSNSTGSSAIGGGIFGNAGLNWGSNPITNQGGGNANANASSQSGNVGYGGENGYGLGVGGYGRNVTTSEVQTSSYAAANGGFEGPFSDFYVGGSGGGSGGGGGVSNPLYGGDPTWRAGNSDQEGSGSFGGYGIGGGSDVHNRSPPGYVDGYNVSKRQTTRGILE comes from the exons ATGCAATCGGATCTCGGAAAGTTATTCGTTGGTGGGATAGCGTGGGATACAAATGAAGAACGTTTACAGGAGTATTTTAGCAGTTATGGTGAGGTTTTGGAAGCTGTGATCATGAAGGATCACACCACAGGGCGTGCCCGTGGTTTCGGTTTTGTGGTCTTTGCAGATCCTGCTGTCGCCGAGAGGGTTATCAAGGAGAAGCACCATATCGATGGGCGGATG GTTGAGGCAAAGAAGGCTGTTCCTCGAGAAGATCAGAGTACGATTAGTAGGAACAGTGGTAGCGTTCAGAGTTCTCCTGGCCCGAATCGAACGAGAAAGATATTCGTAGGAGGTTTAGCATCGACAGTCACTGAAAGTGATTTCAGAAGGTACTTTGAACAATTTGGTACGATTACGGATGTTGTGGTTATGTATGATCATAACACACAGAGACCAAGAGGTTTTGGATTCATAACTTATGACTCAGAAGAAGCGGTGGACCAAGTACTGCTAAAAACGTTCCATGAGCTAAACGGTAAAATGGTTGAAGTGAAACGTGCGGTACCAAAGGAGCTTTCGCCAAGCCCTAGCCGGGCCATGCTTGGTGCTTATCCTTACGGTTTGGGTAGAGCGAGTGGCATTCTTAATGGCTACACTCAGGGACCGTATTCTCCTGGTGCGGTTGGTGGTTATGGTGTTAGGATGGCTGGTAGAGGTGGGTTCAGCCCGTTTGGTTCCGGGTATGGAATGGGATTGAACTTTGAACCGGGATTGACAAGCCCGAACTTTAATAGGAGTTTGAGCTACGGAAGGGGAATGAGCCCGAATCCTTATTTTGTCGGGAATACGAATCGGTTTCCTGGTCCTATCGGTTTTGACGGTGGAAATGGTGGTGGGAATGGAGGGAATGCTTCTTTATTCAGTTCTAATACCCGAAACTTGTGGGGTAATACCGGGTTTAACTATGGGTCAAATTCGACTGGGTCGAGTGCTATCGGTGGGGGTATATTCGGGAATGCGGGTCTCAATTGGGGTTCTAATCCGATTACAAATCAAGGAGGTGGGAATGCGAATGCGAATGCTTCTTCTCAAAGTGGGAACGTTGGTTATGGAGGTGAGAACGGGTATGGGTTAGGAGTTGGTGGGTATGGTAGAAATGTTACTACTAGTGAGGTGCAGACATCATCGTATGCCGCCGCTAATGGTGGGTTCGAAGGACCTTTTTCCGACTTTTATGTTGGTGGaagtggtggtggcagtggcggtggcggtggtgttaGCAACCCTCTATATGGTGGTGACCCAACTTGGCGGGCGGGAAATAGTGACCAAGAGGGGTCCGGTTCGTTTGGCGGATATGGGATCGGTGGTGGTTCGGATGTCCATAATAGAAGTCCTCCTGGTTATGTTGATGGTTATAATGTATCTAAACGACAAACAACCAGAG GAATTCTTGAATAG
- the LOC110929592 gene encoding probable serine/threonine-protein kinase WNK11 — protein sequence MQVISPDPSDQDREPFVEVDPSGRFGRYSDLLGAGAVKKVYRGFDQAEGRDVAWNQVKLRNFSGDPSVLKRLFSEIKLLKTLKNENLIVMYGFWRDTEHNTLNFITEECTSGNLRDYRKKHKRVSTKALKKWSKQILKGLEYLHTHEPCVIHRDLNCSNIFINGNIGKVKIGDLGLAAVVGKSHVAHSLIGTPEYMAPELYEEDYNELVDIYSFGMCLLEMATMEIPYTECDCVAQIYKKVTGGVMPQAFDKVTDTELKAFIERCIGQKRARPSASDLLKDPFLMEVDDEETE from the exons ATGCAAGTGATCAGTCCTGATCCATCTGATCAAGACAGAGAACCATTCGTTGAGGTTGACCCGTCAGGAAGATTCGGTCGGTACAGCGACCTGTTGGGTGCTGGTGCGGTAAAGAAGGTCTATAGGGGTTTTGACCAAGCAGAAGGCCGAGACGTGGCTTGGAACCAAGTCAAGCTACGGAATTTCAGTGGGGACCCGTCTGTCTTAAAGAGGCTGTTCTCAGAAATAAAACTACTGAAGACGCTAAAGAACGAAAACCTCATAGTTATGTATGGTTTCTGGAGGGATACTGAACATAACACCTTGAACTTTATAACCGAAGAATGCACATCAGGAAATCTGAGGGATTACAGGAAGAAACATAAGCGTGTATCAACCAAAGCTTTAAAAAAGTGGTCGAAACAGATTCTTAAAGGCTTGGAGTATCTTCACACCCACGAGCCATGTGTCATTCATCGAGATCTCAATTGTAGCAACATCTTCATAAATGGAAATATCGGAAAG GTTAAGATTGGCGACTTGGGCTTAGCGGCAGTTGTAGGAAAGAGCCATGTGGCTCATTCATTGATAGGAACACCAGAATACATGGCACCTGAGCTGTACGAGGAGGATTACAACGAGTTAGTGGATATATACTCGTTTGGAATGTGCTTGCTAGAAATGGCTACAATGGAGATACCGTACACTGAATGTGATTGTGTTGCTCAAATATACAAGAAGGTTACGGGTGGTGTGATGCCGCAAGCCTTTGATAAGGTAACAGATACGGAATTAAAAGCGTTTATTGAGAGATGTATCGGTCAGAAACGAGCAAGGCCTTCTGCTTCTGATCTTCTAAAGGATCCCTTTCTTATGGAGGTTGATGATGAAGAAACTGAATGA
- the LOC110929591 gene encoding uncharacterized protein LOC110929591 — protein sequence MSKERPPEPLDFFIWTVEDVGLWLEEINLGGYRQTFKENGVNGEYLEGMSMFTTEQILRFIRRCHMKWGDFITLCKELRRIKVACLKGEQKVRRPWWAPSCLSIVFVRVAKRNRQSRVVSMKLEP from the exons ATGAGCAAAGAACGGCCTCCGGAGCCGCTTGATTTCTTCATTTGGACGGTTGAG GATGTTGGCCTTTGGTTAGAGGAAATAAATCTGGGCGGGTATCGCCAAACATTCAAAGAAAATGGTGTTAACGGGGAGTATCTAGAAGGAATGTCCATGTTTACAACTGAACAAATTCTTCGGTTTATTCGGCGTTGCCACATGAAATGGGGAGATTTCATAACACTGTGCAAGGAACTTAGAAGGATTAAAG TTGCTTGCTTGAAGGGGGAGCAAAAAGTGCGGCGGCCATGGTGGGCCCCATCTTGCCTATCAATAGTCTTTGTGAGGGTGGCAAAGCGTAACAGGCAATCACGGGTCGTTTCCATGAAACTAGAACCTTGA